The Elaeis guineensis isolate ETL-2024a chromosome 11, EG11, whole genome shotgun sequence genomic interval ACAAACTAGATATTTTAGACCATGCCAAAAGTAAGAAGGAATTTGCAAGAGCACAATAAAATTGTTGAAAAGCTGAAAAGATAGATGGAAAACATGAGAAAGATTTACAAGGAAAGAAACTATAAAAAAAGAGATTTGTTGAATGGACACACTGAAAACAGATTGAATGAAAGGAAGTGGCATTGGCAGCAGTAAGCAGCGATGGTGCGTAGGGCTGAAATCAGATTGGATATTTgtaatattcatatccatatttattttgtttcATTAATACTGATACGGATATGGATGTTAatcggatgcaaaaattcatatccatatttgtttcaaatggatgcgGATACAAATCGAATACCAGAAGTATGGATATGAATACGAACATAAgtcagataattaaactttatgaccacagaatcaaagagtttactaagtagatgataaatcaagctaATAGCATATTAATGTGGTCATTTTTACCTTAAAAATTTatgagtactatataaaattaaataggattacCAATAGAATCAGATACTCGGATACAAATCAgatagttgtctatctatatccatatccattttgtTGACGTATATGGATACTAGTCGGATGCTCAAGTTTCTATACATATTCAGATAGATTTGGATGTAAAAATGGATCTAGACGGATATTATCCGATCCACTTTTACCCTTAAATTGGTGCAGCAAATGTGTAATGAGAACAACAGCAATATTCCTACTTGTGCCAGTAATGACAATGATTCTGATGGCAAGAGCAGTAGCCAGTAGTGCTAAAAGTAGTGATGATTTAGGAGTTTTATCCCTAACCTTTTAACCTGCACCAAACAAAACTGATTTTGACCCATCTAACCTTCCTCATTATGTTCATGAGTCAAGTACATGCCAAGATAGCCTGGTCGACAAGCTAGATTGGTTAAGTTCAGGTTGGAGGGTTCTAATTTATCAAATCATGAACTGATAAACATATTATTATCAAATTGATATATTaagtaatattatatataatatattatatattacatattagatgttacaaaaaaaaaaaaaaattctaaatcctaATCTTTTAGCCATCCCCTTTCTTTGCAATCCTTAGTTCTCGTCTTCCCTCCCCTTCAATGCCTCCCCATCCACATCCTATCCCACTCGTAGTTCCCTCTTCTTTGACTCCACCTCTCCTCTTCATCTATGCCACTAGTCTCAATGTCCAACCTATCATCCAACCTCATTGGCCTGCCTTGCCTGTTACCAATCACCCATTATCGTCACTAGTCATCACGCCTTCCCATCATACCTACAGCTCATTGTCTCACCAACCAAGCTCTTATCCTCCCTTTGCTCTTCTCCCCTCCCCCCCTCCAATTCCAGTCCGAGTTGGCCTAGTCAACCTGCCAATGGTTTACATCACAGAAATGAGCCTTGCTGCTGAATCATCTCAAGTTGATCTAATGGGTCTTGATCGTGAATCAAGCTGCACCATAGTGCTAACCCTCCCGATAATGATTTCCATCTTAGTAGTAACACTGTGACATGGTAGCAATGAATACAACTGCAACATTGGTGGTGGTGGGGCCATAATGATGGTTAGTCATAAGTCATAACAACACTTGTGGTGGTAGTTGTTGTAGTGACGTTAAAGGCAGTGGTAGCAAAGACAACAATACCGGTGGTAATGGTAGTTCTAGCATGGTGATGGCAACATGACAATGATACCAATTGTGGCAAAGCAGTGACAATGGATATGAAGGTAGGAATTATATCCAATAGAGACAATGGCATTTTACATTGGATGACATAGTCATCTCATGAAGTTTGACAATCTTTATAGTGGAAATGTTTCAAGGTTAATATGATTCGCCTTTTATCATTGTATTTTCTCAATATTTGATACTTAGTAGAAAAAATGGCATGAAGAAAAAACCCATTGTTTTCATCTTTCATTCTCGTTTATTTCCTATATAAAACCAATCAATAATAAGTCTCAAAAACTTCTTGTCTCCTCATTTTTCATGGGAAAAGAAGATCTTACAGTTAGAACAAAGATAATTTGCGCAAGGACCATTTGAAATGGCCCATATATGTGATAAGTCAGCCACCAGGCAACCTCACCATAGATATCTTCAACGAAGGTTGAACGCTCAATCAAAGGTCAAAGGAAAGAAAGTTCAAacgcaagtaaaaaaaaaataaaaataaaaatgtctTATGTTTCAAAAGACCTGGCTTTTAAAAGAACATAATGGCTGCAACTTGTAAAGTCATAGTTAAAGAAGATAAAACAGGAACCTTCAATAATTTAATAGAAACCAAGGTTTTAGAACAAAATTTCAATTTTGGTCCCACTTGTCAGGTTTCAGTTTCAACAATTTTGTTTGGAGTTTTGAAATTTTGGCCAAAAAAATCAGAATAAACTCCAGAAGAATAGAAAACAAATAAAAGAAATCAAGAGAAGTTATCTCACATTATTGTATTGTGTCTTAAATTAGCTATGATCTTAATTTTGCATAATTTGAGTAGTTTTTGGCTCAGAAGCATCTAGGCACACTTCATTTTGTTTCATTTTAATAATTCATCTAAGAAAGAAAATACTATACAAGTGAGAAAAAGGAATCACACCAAGATCTAATGCTTTCTAAATAATAATGAAGCTAGTAATGAGAAAAAAAGAACCCTACTATGTTTTTACTTATTTAGCAAAATATTAAAACAATAAAGAAGAAATGCTACTGCTCCCTTCACCTTGAAATATCTATTAGTGTTATTGCTTTGTTAGCATTGATATGGTGGAGTGTTATCCATGAGGAAAGGAATGGTGGGAAAAGAGTGTTGAGTTGCTATAACTCTGGAGGGGACAGGGATGAATATTGCTCACCCCTTCACCTCAGCCAATTTTCAATAATCAAAAGAAGACAAGTAGGGGACATTAAGCTGCTGTAATTAGTCCCACAGGTCCTTTCAGATTCTCCAGAATAATAAGAGGTCCTCCTTCCCCCAAAACAACCCACTTCAATCAGACGTGCATAAATCTCTACATGTGACAGTGCTATCTATAGCTAAAAAACTAATGATGTTTCAGATATATGTGTTTGTTAAACATTCAAAAACCAATTTTGGCTAGTTTCAGTTGAAATTGTGAAAACTAGCAAAACCTGATTGAAGTTCAAAATTTTGGTTCATTTGCACCAGTCCTGGTCCCAGGTTTTGGCCAATATTTAAAACCCGGATAGAGACAACAGTTGGACTATTTTGCTTCAAGGTGCTATTTTATTTCCTACAGACAAAGGCTGCAAAACCAAATGCAACAAATGAAATAAAGGTAATTACTTGCAGTTGTTTGGTGCAACTTGCTTGCAAGCTACTATTAAAAAGCCCAAGAAGTTGCAAAATAATTGTAACCAAAGTCGACTGCAAAAGGTTTTGCAACTTGCATGTGAACTCCCACTCCACTATATATCCTCAACTCCAACGCCATGATCTGCTAGTGTTTTCCACCCTACATCCCATTCTCCTCTAACAAGCCCCCTTCTCCTCTGACAATGATAAagacctctctctctccctcctccccCCACAGTGGATGAGCAATATCCACTTGGACCTGCTCAAATCTAGCCAAACTTGATAGGATCTCCTTTATCTCCTTTCCCTCTTTatctctctcttatctctctctatctcttccaTCCCCACTACCATCGTGGACACCCACCCACCATCATCAGTCCCCTCCTATTCAACCTCCAATCCCTCTCTATCCTTCTCATGCTCTCTTCCATCTCCACCACCACCAGGGCACCCTCTCCACCATAGCTGCCTGGCCCTCTTCCACCTCACCCGCTTCATCTCTCTCTAAGTCTCTTCCATCTCCACCTACACCGgcaccctccccctccccctccccctccccctccccccacaccaaaaaaaataataaaaaaaaaattgccccCTCCTCTTGTAGCTCCTCTACCTCTCCATCTCCCTCTTCCATGGTGTTGATCAGAAATTATCAGGAGATGTTGCTAGAGTAGTAGCGTGTAATTCCTGACACCTATGACTATAGCTAATCTATAACGGTACACCATGAACTAATAGCTATCTTCTAAGTTCCTTTTGTCTATGGAGTTGAGAAGTTAATGATGCTTGTATGTGTGTTTCATGAGAAAAGATAAACTTGTGGAACTTATGGACTTGAAAATTTATGAATGCTTGTATGCCATGAAAAGAATGTACAATATATTGTTAACCTTAACTGGTCACTTCCAAGGATTTTGCAACTGTTTCAGGCTTTCAGCACCATGCAAGCAAACAATAGCAAATTCATTTGTAGTTGTTAGTTACAAGCAACCAAACGGAAAAAAGTTTTTGCAAATGCAAATGAATTGTAGCATTTCTATTTACAACAACAAATCTTATTGCATGCCAATAGATTCACATGCAACCATACAACCCCTAAGAGTGGTATAGCTATATGGATTTAGATCCTCTAGTTTCTTCTGTTATAGCATGAAAGGCTTTAAGCCTCCATCCATGAGTCCCTAAGATGTTTGTCCATGCTTCATTTTACACATACTCCATTCTGAAAAAATACAAACATCACTGAGATGTTTGTCCATGTTCCATTTTACACATACTCCATTCTGAAAAAAATACACCCTGCCTAGTATTTGATTTTCTATATTTAAGGGACAAAAAGAAAGAGGATGAAACAAAATAAAGAGTTTATTTATTGATACAATCATTTTTTGGGGAAAAAAATCTCTACTATGATAACACAAGAGTGTTTTATCTCCGCCCTTGAGTTCCCAAGCTGTTTGTCCATGTCTCATTGAtagaatatatacatatatcaccttcgagaaaaaaaaaagcatcccATTTGTTTTAGTAATCTAAATTAAAGGAAAAGTGAAAAGAATGTGCATAAAGCAAAAATAGGAGTGCTTTTATCACTATAGTGGTTAAAAAAACAGAAGGGATCACCATCATCCTTTCTTCTCATGTTCATTATGTGTGCTTCACACTAGACTCGGTGTAATGTGAAGATTCCATGCTTGCTTCTTTCTATCTTTAAATGGTTTGCCTTTAGAGTTTAGAGTTTACACCGGTGCATCATTCTAATAGAATTAATTACTAGTTATTTTTTAGCATAATTAAATGATTTTTTTAATGGGACTACGCTTCCATTTAACCAAAATTTTCCCTCTTTCTTAAGCTCTCTCCAAGCTAGGGGAAATTTGGAAGATTGTTCCTTCGTTATGTAAATTTAAACaacaaagaggaataagttttaTGAGGACCCTTGCAGACGTGCGTTTAGCCTTACATCAGCTTTGCATTGGGTGAATCTTGGATACTCATACAAAGCCGACGAACTTAAATAATATTTTCCGACTAGCCTTTTTAGATGAGATCTTGGTCGTTAAAAATAGTATCAAAGCAAACCAGGCCCATGGCCCATGTGGAATAGGGAACATTGTAGCAAGAGTCCAATAGAGCTAACCATGGGCCGATTGTGTTGTTTATAATTGGATTTATGATACTTGTGAATGGATTTGCATGGATTTGATCCCTTAGTCTGACGAGGATGTTAGAACTTAAAAAGGAGGAATATGTGAAGATCTATAGTGTGTGTTTAGTCCTACATTGGCTATGTACTAGATAGATTCCTAAATACTTTTACAGAGCCAATGAACTTAAATAATACCTTTCGGCTAGCCTTTTTGATAAGGTTCTAGGTTGTTATAGGTTTTCCTCTTCTCTCCTAAATCCATAAAAGGGCAAGGAAGACAACTAGCAAGATAAGGCAAAAACAAGGAAAAATAAGCTTCCGTGCCTGCCAACCATTCTTCTAGGTATCACTCTCTTGCATAAAGATGTTTTGCAAGAGAGTTCAGCAACAACTCTTAAAAAGGCTCAACATCAAGAGTTAAGTTGACAATAGATCATATGTACAATTGGCCCCATTCCAACAAAAAAGGACTTGAGTCATGATGATGATGACTAAAATGGCCATTTGACATTTTCCACAAACTAGCTAGGTGCAACCATTGCAATGCAAATTGTGTAGAAAGTGCAAAATAACTTAAGTGATTCTTTTGGCTAACAGGTTCTTCACCCCACGATCATGATTCCAAATCATCCCTTTAGTCTGTCACTCCTAAGGTGTTGGACTATTTGGAGTTGTGTATGCCTTCTTTATCATTTAGATTCAGCAGATATAAACTTGGATGCACAATCAAGCATGTACAACTTCCTCGAAtcacattaaaaaataataataataataataaagagtaaaaaatattaaaatttagagGTCTACAGGACATATCCCAATTTTTGGAGTCACATTGTGTTTAGACGAGCTATGTTCTATGTATGAAATGGATCACAAACAAGTACACATGCAGATTCAAGCAAGAAGTTCAAAATATCATGCACAGAAGGTGACAATGCTGCATCTACATTTTTGCTGAAGATCTTAAGTGTTTAATTAGcttttcattaaaaaagaaaTAAGGAGCACAACCAAGTTAAAAGTTTTTAGAACTTCAAGCTTCAAAATACTCAACATACAAATACTTCTAGACCAGATAaacaaataaagaagcatatacatacatatacataaacatgtgcataatacatatatacatatttatatattcatGCATGCGTGTGCATGTGTATGCCACATCAAAGCCTCTTTTTCAACAAGATGGAGTTTGCTATGAAGCGAACTCTAAATTGAGAAGACTCCAAGGAAGAATTGAGCAGATTTTCATAATTGGTTGATTGTAGGCTTGACACTATCTGTCTTAAGAACTAGTGCCAAATTTCGAGCCAAGGTAAGCAGGGAAAAGGATAGTTAACAATGAATCAGGCCAGTTTTACTGGTCACCTATCTAAGCTAGTGCAACCTGCTCCCTTCAAAATCTCCCTGTACAAGAAAGCTTGCCAATAAAAAGGAAACAAAAACATGTAATTTCCATCCAAAAATCCCCTAAAGACACAATTCTTAAGCATGTAAATAGTCACCTGCATACGTACaggcatatatgcatatatatatatatagatacatacataattAAATTTATCTTAGAAACCTATTgccatgaaagaaaaaaaaacctcATGGCATTTTATTAGAATATTGTggcaatattttaaataatttctttgagaAGCATCAGCACTTGCATTAGTGTGTCCTTGAATGGACACTCCAAAATATTCTACCAAGTGCAACATCTTTGAACGGATGGATTCAGGACACTCCATTTTTGAAATGGCAATGTGTCATACCACACCATGTTATGCCCAAATCTAAAAGCAATGGCACTTGAGAATTCATAAAAGGTAGAAAACCTTATAACTTAAAGCACAAGGTCAAGCAGATATGCAGCTCAGGCTACACAGTGGTCATGTATATGATGGCACAAAGCTAGAAACAACATGTTAATTCATGTAGCATAGCTCGAGGCAAATCAAAACAGCAACTCGATGAAAATGCATGTGCCTAACAGATATGCAACAAAGATCAAACATCAGCATAGAATCTTGCATGCAAGATTTGCACTAAAAAATTGATTACTTCTAAAATGCATATCTAATTAGTTTCATATCATACAATAGCAAAACTAAAGAAGTTTCTTAAATTTTGAGGGTGCTTCAAGCATCTAGTAGTTTGGGTTTTGATGCTTTCACTTTTTGAAGGTTTACCTAGCAACATGCAACCTCTAAGCATGCTGAACTTGGACCTGATCCAAAAATAGTGTCCAAAAGAAGAAGTAATGGAAGTACACAAGTTGCAAAAAAACACAGCAAGAGGTAAGTCAGAATCCTAGTTTAGCTTATGCTCACCTCAGAGCCTTGAATGTTATGGACACCTGCTGCACATTGTCCGTCACCGTCGCATAGTAACGGATCGGCTTAATGATCTTCGCAATAAAAAGCTGTTTTGCAGAGTCATCCGCCTTGTTTTTGTCACCAATCTCATCTTCAGTGGAACCAACATCTTCATTCCCCGACTTTTCACCTTTGCCGCAAGATCCATTTGCACCCCTGGCAGCTGCATTGCGCACCTCATCCCGATCACAAGGACGTGAGTCCTGCTTGAACCTCCTCACGCATCCAGACTTCCTCCTCTTGGCACCAGTGACTTGGTTGCCCTGCTGCAAGGGCTGGGCGTTCTCCACTTTGGAGAACCCATCGGTGGAACCATCCTCCTCCCGCCCGCCGGGCAGATGGATGGAAATGGACGGTCCTTCTTTTGGATCCGCAAGACTAGGACTCCCGTTCTCACCCCTTTTCTTCTGTTCATCTTGAGCTCCGTGCAGCGGGGACCCATTCGCCCCGACCGCACCTCCGAGCTCCTTCCCGTTGCCCTCCTCCACCGCATCATTTGCCTCCGCTTCCCTGGCTCTATCAGTAGAATTGGCAGCAGCCATCTTGTCCTGAGACGGTGATCTCGGATTCTCGGCGGTGGCCGCTGGAGATTCCTCCGTCTGGCCGGagcgctgctgctgctgctgcttcttCTTGACCACGCCTTGCGAAGCCCCATGCTTGCGCCTGCGCTTCCGCGAAGGCCTGGTCGACCGCGACCTACAGAATCAACCCCCGCAAACCAACATTAAACTTCACAGCGagagggaaaaagaagaaaacgGAGGAAGGATCATGGATGGTTTGTGTAGGCACGAACGAACGAACCTCTCTTCGAAGGCTTCGATGATATCTGCGCAGGATTTGACGTTGTCGTAGGGTTCCCAGGTGTTGGCTGTCTCCGGCCATCCCCGCCTTCCATGTACCCCAATCCAATAAACAAAGAGATTAAGCCCTAATAGGGAgcaaaagaggaggaggaggagaagagaagtGCGTaggtgggatttatttttacttcACACTGACCATTTGATGAGATACTGGACCTGGCCCTTGCGCACCCTCTTCTTTCTAATGTCCTCGATCTCGTAGAAGTCCTCGCCAAGCTTcggcacctcctcctcctccccctccaaatcccc includes:
- the LOC105061125 gene encoding probable chromo domain-containing protein LHP1 isoform X2, translated to MKSGRKKGDAATPSDGGDGGATAAPPGAVEVGPALAAAVEEKASADAGAGAEEQEEEEEEGEEGEEEGDLEGEEEEVPKLGEDFYEIEDIRKKRVRKGQVQYLIKWRGWPETANTWEPYDNVKSCADIIEAFEERSRSTRPSRKRRRKHGASQGVVKKKQQQQQRSGQTEESPAATAENPRSPSQDKMAAANSTDRAREAEANDAVEEGNGKELGGAVGANGSPLHGAQDEQKKRGENGSPSLADPKEGPSISIHLPGGREEDGSTDGFSKVENAQPLQQGNQVTGAKRRKSGCVRRFKQDSRPCDRDEVRNAAARGANGSCGKGEKSGNEDVGSTEDEIGDKNKADDSAKQLFIAKIIKPIRYYATVTDNVQQVSITFKALRSDGKEVLVDDKELKVNNPLLVTEVASYAST
- the LOC105061125 gene encoding probable chromo domain-containing protein LHP1 isoform X1; this encodes MKSGRKKGDAATPSDGGDGGATAAPPGAVEVGPALAAAVEEKASADAGAGAEEQEEEEEEGEEGEEEGDLEGEEEEVPKLGEDFYEIEDIRKKRVRKGQVQYLIKWRGWPETANTWEPYDNVKSCADIIEAFEERSRSTRPSRKRRRKHGASQGVVKKKQQQQQRSGQTEESPAATAENPRSPSQDKMAAANSTDRAREAEANDAVEEGNGKELGGAVGANGSPLHGAQDEQKKRGENGSPSLADPKEGPSISIHLPGGREEDGSTDGFSKVENAQPLQQGNQVTGAKRRKSGCVRRFKQDSRPCDRDEVRNAAARGANGSCGKGEKSGNEDVGSTEDEIGDKNKADDSAKQLFIAKIIKPIRYYATVTDNVQQVSITFKALRSDGKEVLVDDKELKVNNPLLLISFYEQHLRYSPQP